The genomic region GCATCGATATAACTATTTTCATATCATTTTTACATTTACTATGTTCAAAAGATGTATTAACAGCAAAAATACGAATTGCATTTATTGGTGATGCAACATCTGTTAGGTTGCCTTAAATAGAAGCAAAACAACTGCCAAGAATAAGCTTATAGTGAACTATCTCTCCTATGCATGTCCACAGCCAATATGTCCTCCTGTACAGAAATAAATATTTATTTTCTTCTACCTATTGTGGATATATCAAATCTTCTCTTACCTTTGCAGCTCAATTCTATCGGGGTGTAGCGTAGCCTGGTATCGCGCCAGCATGGGGTGCTGGAGGTCGTAGGTTCGAATCCTGCCACTCCGACAGAAGAGCTTCCGGCTCGAAAAGCCGCCGAACTTTGGTTCGGCGGCTTTTTTCGGCCGATAGCGAAAATTTTCCTGATCCGCTGTGTGCGCAGGCTGCACCAGCAACTCGGGGTGTAGCGCAGCCCGGTAGCGCGCGTCGTTCGGGACGACGAGGCCGTAGGTTCGAATCCTGCCACCCCGACTTTTCTTTGATTCAGGCTATAAAAAACGGCCCGCTGAGCTTTGTGCTTAGCGGGCCGTTTTTGTTGAAAAGGTTAATCCTGCCCGTAGTGATTATTTCACCACCGCTAGCACCTCTGCCGGTGCGTCAGTAGGAAACTGCTCTAGGTAGGTTTTGGCAGAAGTTAATTTCTGCTTCTGCATGAAGTTTTTCACGCCCGAGTAGAGCTTATCCGGCGCTACCATATAGCTGGCCTCTATACGCGCTTGCACCACGCGCTGGCCAGCCGGGAATGTGCGGTAGCGGTAGTCAGCGGGTAGCTTCTGAGAAACTGTATCGGCAACCACTAGGCCTATAAAAGCCCGCACGGTGTCGTCGGAGGCTTCTGGGTCGCTGTAGTAGATGTTGCCTAGCGAGCCACGCAGCTGGCCGTTGTCGAGCACCTGCTGGGCTTGCCGAAACAGCGGGCCGAACTCGGCGCTGCTGGCTTTACCCTCGAAATAGCGACCCGCTAGGTAGATGGGCTGCGTAGTAGTCGTGAGTTGTACATATGGATTGCGGAAACCGCCTAAATAGGCATACCACACGGCCACGCTTAGCGATACAAGTAACAATCCTAAGAAAAGCCAACGAGTCATAGATAGTGGATTTGTGAAGTGGTGAAATTATGAAAGCTTAGGAGAGAAGCGACGTGCGATGAATCGATACGCAATTCACAACTTCACCATTCACAAGTTCACTATTCATTTACATACTGCATCTGGTAGAGCTGGGCGTAGAAACCGCCGCGGCGCAGTAGCTCCTCGTGCGTACCAGATTCCTGAATCTCGCCCCGATCCAGCACAATGATCCGGTCGGCTTTTTGGATGGTGCTAAGGCGGTGGGCAATGACCAGCGATGTACGGCCTTCCATCAGCTTATCAATGGCAGCTTGGATCAGCTCTTCCGTTTCAGAATCGACAGAAGAAGTAGCCTCGTCTAGAATGATGATGCGCGGCTGGTAGACCATAGCGCGCACGAAGGAAATCAGTTGGCGCTGGCCCACCGAGAGAGTAGCACCGCGCTCCATTACTTGGTAGTGCAAGCCACCGGGTAGGCGTTCGATAAAGCGGCGGGCCCCCACTAGCTCAGCGGCTTCCCATATTTGCTCCTCCGTAATATCCTTGTTGCCGAGCGTGATGTTATCGGCAATGGAACCCGCAAACAGGAACACATCCTGCAGCACTACCCCAATCTGCTGGCGTAAGGCCTTCAGGTCGTACTCTTGCAGATCGTGCCCATCAATGCTGATGGTGCCTTTGTTGATATCGTAGAAGCGGGAGAGCAGGTTGATAATGCTGGTCTTGCCCGCGCCGGTGGCGCCCACAAACGCAATAGTTTGCCCAGCCTGCACTTCAAAGTTGATATCCTTAAGCACGTAGTTTTCCTCGTTGTAGGCAAACCACACATGGTCGAAGCGCACATCGCCGCGCAAGGTAGGCGGAGCGTAGGTGCCATTGTCGGCAATAAGTTCTTTGCTGTCGAGCAGCTTCAACAGGCGCTCCGTGCTTACAAGGCCAAGCTGCAGGGTATTGAAACGGTCGGCAATCTGGCGTATTGGCCTAAAAAACAAGCCATTATACAAGATAAAAGCAATCAATGCTCCTTTCGTGATGGTACCCTCAATTTGTCCCTGTGCCGCATACCACACCAGCAGGCCGATGCCTACGGCGCCCAATACCTCGGCCACCGGATAGTACACCGAGTAGTACAGAACAGACTTAATGTTGGCCCGGGTGTGTTCTTGGTTGATCTTCTCGAACTTTTGCAGCTCGCGGTCCTCGTTGTTGAAGATCTGTACCACACTCATACCCGTGAGGTGTTCCTGCACAAAGGAATTGAGGCTGGCCACGGCCGTGCGTACCTCCTGAAACGACTTTTTTACTTTCTCCTTGAACACATAAGTGCTGAACAGCAACGGCGGAATCACGGACAAGCTTACCAACGTGAGGCGCCAGTCGATGTAAAACATGAAGCCGATGATGAATACCAGCTGCAGGATGTCACCAATCATGGCCGCCAGTCCCTCGCTGAACACATCGGATAATGTTTCTACGTCGGAAATATTGCGCGTCACAAGCACGCCGATGGGCGTACGGTCAAAGAATTTCAGGCGCAGGTCGAGAATGTGCTTATAAAGGTCTACCCGAATATCGCGCACGATATACTGGCCTAGCCAGCCGCCATAATAGGTTTGCAGATAGCTTACAATAGTGTGCGCCACGAGCAAGCCAATCAGCCAGATAAACATGCGGTTTACGCCTACCATGTCGCCTTGGTCGATGCTCACATCGACCATTTTCTGAATCAGGAAGGGGCGCAAGGTGCCCAAAGCCGCTGTGGCAATGGTTAGGAAGATCAGAAAGTAGAAGACGCGCCGGTAGGGCCGTACATACGTCATCAGCCGGCTCAGCACCTGCCAATCGAAGATATTGCCGGTTTTGGTGGCAGTAGTGGTTTGCTCCACGGAATATAAACTTGAAGGGGAATCGATTAGCTAACCACTAGTATACGGGGAAGGTTATGGGTATCGACTGCTGATTATGCTGGAACTGTCTTCCTGAGCGAAGCAAAGAATGACCGACGCATTTTAACCGCCCTACCCCGCGAAATACGGCAGACCCGTGGGCAGTAACTCCGTAGGCACCAGTCCCGCCGGGTACTCTACCCGGCACAGAAACAACCCCTGCGCCTTAGCCGCGCCGCTAGCGTGTACTCGGTTCAGCGACGCAAACACCTGCCGAAACTCTTCAGGAGTCAACTTGCCTTTGCCTACCGTGAGCAGGGTGCCTACCACCAGCCGCACCATACCCCGCACAAAGCGGTTGGCCCTGATACGGAATACCACACCGCCCGGCGCGGGGTGCCAGCCAGCCTCGTAGCAGAGGCAGCGGTAGTGCT from Hymenobacter aerilatus harbors:
- a CDS encoding ABC transporter ATP-binding protein; translation: MTYVRPYRRVFYFLIFLTIATAALGTLRPFLIQKMVDVSIDQGDMVGVNRMFIWLIGLLVAHTIVSYLQTYYGGWLGQYIVRDIRVDLYKHILDLRLKFFDRTPIGVLVTRNISDVETLSDVFSEGLAAMIGDILQLVFIIGFMFYIDWRLTLVSLSVIPPLLFSTYVFKEKVKKSFQEVRTAVASLNSFVQEHLTGMSVVQIFNNEDRELQKFEKINQEHTRANIKSVLYYSVYYPVAEVLGAVGIGLLVWYAAQGQIEGTITKGALIAFILYNGLFFRPIRQIADRFNTLQLGLVSTERLLKLLDSKELIADNGTYAPPTLRGDVRFDHVWFAYNEENYVLKDINFEVQAGQTIAFVGATGAGKTSIINLLSRFYDINKGTISIDGHDLQEYDLKALRQQIGVVLQDVFLFAGSIADNITLGNKDITEEQIWEAAELVGARRFIERLPGGLHYQVMERGATLSVGQRQLISFVRAMVYQPRIIILDEATSSVDSETEELIQAAIDKLMEGRTSLVIAHRLSTIQKADRIIVLDRGEIQESGTHEELLRRGGFYAQLYQMQYVNE